The Candidatus Hydrogenedentota bacterium sequence CTCGACCAATGAGCAGGCCGTGGGCAACCCCTTCCAGCCGGGGGCCATCGAAACCTGCTGCACCGTGGCGTGGATTGCCTACAGCGTGGAGGCGCTGAAACTCTCCGGCGACCCCGCCGTCGCGGACGCGCTGGAGCTCGCCCTGTGGAACGCCGTGCCGGGACACCAGCATCCCAGCGGACGCTGGTGTACCTACGACACGCCCATGGACGGCAAGCGCCTGGCCTCGGCCCACTCGATTGTGTTCCAGGCCCGGCCCGGCACGCCGGAACTGAACTGCTGCTCCGTGAACGGCCCGCGCGGCCTGGCCATGCTCAGTGAATGGGCGCTTCTGGGCGATGAAAAGGGCCTTTACCTGAACTTCCACGGGCCGGGCACGCTCTCGGCCACGCTGGGCAACGGCGCGGTCTGGCGGCTGGCGCAGTCCGGCGACTACCCCGCCGGGGGAAGCCTGCGCATCGCCGTGGACCCGGGCGCCAGCCCGGACACGCCGCTCTTCCTGCGCATTCCCGCATGGTCGAAAACAACGCGGGTGCGGGTCAACGGCGCGGACGTGGCGGGCGTGAAACCCGGCGAATACCTGCCCCTGCGTCGCGCGTGGAGCAGGGGCGATGTCATTGAGATGGATTTCGACATGACCCTCCGCGCCCTGACCGGCGACCACCATGTGGGCTGGCGCTCTTCCCTGTACCGCGGGCCGCTCCTGCTGGCCTATGACCAGAAGTACAACGCCGCCGAGGCGGACGAACTGCCCGAACTGGACCTGGCCACCCTGCGCCTGGAACCCGCCACCGCGGAAGGGCTTTTCACGCCCATCGCGCTCTTTGACGCCGTGGACGGCGGCGGCAACCGCCTGCGCCTGGTGGACTTTGCCACGGCGGGCGCGCACGGCACGCTCTACAAGACCTGGCTGCCCGTGAAAAACGCCCCGCCCGCCGTGTTCAACCTGGTCCAGCCCGCCAACCGCGCCGTGCTGTCCCCCGCCGACCTCACTTTCTCCTGGTCCCCCGCCGCAAAGGAGGCGGCATACACCCTGACAGTGGCGCGAACGGCGGAGCTCCGGAATCCGGTGTGGGTATGGAACGGCGCGGAGACCAGCGTCACCCCGCCGGAAAACGCCCTGCCCGCCGACGGCCAGCCAATGTTCTGGGGTGTGGCCGCCGGGAACGGGGGAACCGCGGCCAACGGCCCGTGGCAGTTCTCCCTGGACGCCAGCCTGCCCAGCCGGACCAAAGGGGTGGTGCTGTCCGCGCCGCTGGCGGGGAACCCCGCGCCGTCGGAAGGTGTGCTGGCGGACGCGCAGCACCTCGCACCCGCACCCGGCCCGAACGGCAAGACGGACGGCGCGCTGCGTTTTGACGGGAAAACCTCAAAACTCGTGTATGAGGCGCCGGGGTTTCCCCTGCGGAACTATACCTTTGCCGCGTGGTTCCGCGCGGAGGGGTTGTCGGACGGGGACAAGCGCCTGCGGCAGATCGCCTCGGCCTGGAACACCGGCGGCAACGACCCCCTGCGTGTGGTCATCACCGGACGCCACCTGTCGGCGCGCATGGAACAGCCGACGGGCTTCTTCCAGACGCCCGGTGTTCTGGTGAAGGAGGGGGAATGGACCCATGTCGCGGCGGTGAAGGAGGGCGCAACCCTGCGGCTCTACGTGAACGGACAGCCCGCGCAGCAGGTCGCGGTCCCCGAACTGTTACAAACCCAGACGCGCCTCATCGGCCTCGGCTGCAACCCCCTCCACACCGACCTCGAGGGCTTCACCGGCGACATCGCCGGGGTGCTCTTCCGCCGCGAGGCCCTCGGCGAGGCGGAGATCAGGGCGCTGATGAAATAGGGGTGTGGAAGAACGTGGCACAGACATCCCTGTCCGTGTCCGGTCCGTGTCCGGTCCGTGTCATTCCACTTCCTCCGCCCCTCACTCCGCCACGGAAATGAACTGCACCGCGTCCGCCACCATGTGCCCGTCGGTGTCCGCGTTCGACAGCGTCACCTCGGCGGCGTTCTCCGCAAACTCGTACACCCCGACCGACACGAAGGCCCCGTCGTGGTCCGGCTTCTTTTTCTGGTTCACCCGCACCACGGACTCACCCCCAACATGGCGAATGCTCACCGGCACGTTGGTGGCGCGGTTGGGATTGGGCGAATAGGACACGCGCACCTCGTATTTCCCCGCGGGCAGCGCCTTGGGCCGGTAGGCCGCGATCAGTTCGCCCTTCAACTCGTTCGCGTCATGAATATACCGCGCGCCCACGAAGAAGGGGACGGACGTGCTGGTCAGCCAGCCCGGGGAGCATTCCGCCTCCGTGTCGTCCACGACCACGCCCGCCAGACTCTCCAACCGCACCCGGAACGACCTGCGCCCGTCCGGCCCGGTCCACGCCAGAATCTGCCCGTCCGCCTCCAGACGCGCGCGCAGGGCGGCGTAGTCCACCTCCTGCACCGCTGACAAACCCGCGTCCAGCGCGAGGCACGCCGCCGTGGCGGCGGACTGCCCCAGCACCATGAAAACCGGCTCCATGCGGATGGAGCCGAAGGCGATG is a genomic window containing:
- a CDS encoding glycoside hydrolase family 127 protein translates to MVNTVGLLVGGMMAVMAQPPGGELNRPAVSLILEGALGRYVENITEQWLLPARYSNPGMLEMMRLRDRRPDYEDPVPWAGEFVGKFLTSAVLMRRMNPDPRLDALVRDMITETLSLQDADGYLGPFKKEERLLGHWDLWGHYHVMMALLSWHADTGDAAALAGADRIADLICATYLDTGRRVHDAGSAEMNMAVIHSLGLLCRITGKPAHLRMMREIEKDWETPPAGDYLRLAGSGMEFYETPKPRWESLHPMLGLAELHRILGGEQYRDALMTWWRSIRRTDIHNSGSFSTNEQAVGNPFQPGAIETCCTVAWIAYSVEALKLSGDPAVADALELALWNAVPGHQHPSGRWCTYDTPMDGKRLASAHSIVFQARPGTPELNCCSVNGPRGLAMLSEWALLGDEKGLYLNFHGPGTLSATLGNGAVWRLAQSGDYPAGGSLRIAVDPGASPDTPLFLRIPAWSKTTRVRVNGADVAGVKPGEYLPLRRAWSRGDVIEMDFDMTLRALTGDHHVGWRSSLYRGPLLLAYDQKYNAAEADELPELDLATLRLEPATAEGLFTPIALFDAVDGGGNRLRLVDFATAGAHGTLYKTWLPVKNAPPAVFNLVQPANRAVLSPADLTFSWSPAAKEAAYTLTVARTAELRNPVWVWNGAETSVTPPENALPADGQPMFWGVAAGNGGTAANGPWQFSLDASLPSRTKGVVLSAPLAGNPAPSEGVLADAQHLAPAPGPNGKTDGALRFDGKTSKLVYEAPGFPLRNYTFAAWFRAEGLSDGDKRLRQIASAWNTGGNDPLRVVITGRHLSARMEQPTGFFQTPGVLVKEGEWTHVAAVKEGATLRLYVNGQPAQQVAVPELLQTQTRLIGLGCNPLHTDLEGFTGDIAGVLFRREALGEAEIRALMK